The genomic window GCGGCGAGGGCAGCAGGAAGGGAAGGTGGGCGGTCTTCCCCTCGGGCGGAAAGGCCCCCCGGATGTCCAGGGCGCCGAACCCCCCGCGGGGGACCCGCGGCATGACGGAACCCATCTCCTTCCACAGAGCTTCGAGCCGGCCGGCGTACACGTCGGCGCCCAACGCGAGCCCCAGGCCGCCGATGACCTCGAGGGTGGGCATCCCGGTCCGGTTCGGGACCGCGGCGCGGACGCGCTGGAAGCGGCCCTTCATGTTCATGACGGTCCCCTCGTTCTCGGTGAAGGCCGCCATGGGCAGGATGACGTGGGCGTGCTCGGAGGTCTCCGTCCGGAACAGGTCGACCGACACCACGCACTTCAGGTGGCGAAAGGCGTCGGCCAGGGCCGGTCCCGTTTCGGGGCAGCCGAGGATGTCCTCGGCGAAAGCGAAGAGACCGCGGACCTTGCCGGTCCGGATCGCGTCGGCGAAAGCCGGGGAGGACAATCCCGCAGACTCCGGCAGACCGGTTCCCCAGACCGCGGAGAGAAGGTTCCGGGCCGCCGGGTCTCCCGCCGGGCGCCAGCCGGGGAGCCAGTCGGGGTGGCAGCCCATCTCCAGGACGCCGCGGCTGTTGGTCTGGCCCGCCATGGCGTAGACCAGGGGGTGACGCCCGCGGTTCTCCATGAGGATGCAGAGGTCGTAGAGGTACAGGGCGGCCTCCTCGCCCGCCGTCTCCAGGTCGAAGACGATGGCGGGGCGGCCGGTGAAGAGCTTGTCCAGAAGGGTGTTGACGTCGGCCGTGGTGAGCCCCAGCTTGCGGAGGGTGTCCATTCCCTGCACCCCGTCGAGGTGGTGCCGCAGGTCGGACAACCCCACCACGTTCCCGTGCGGGGCGAAGCGGGAGAGGGCCTCGGCGAGCAGGGCCCGGGTGAAGGCGCCGAGGTTGCGCTTCTCCAGGGGAATCCAGCGCTGGGCCACGCGGCCGGTGAAGCCGCCGTTCTCGTTGAGGAGGTACACGTTCGACTTGCCTCCCCGGGCCGCCTCGTGGATCTTGAACTCCATGACGGGGTAGTTGTCGAGCGTGTCGACCCCGAGCACCAGGACGAGGTCCGCCGTGGCGATCCGGCTGTGCACCGGGCCGGGCAGGTCGTGGTAGAAGGCCTTGAGGGCCGGTTTCGAGGCCATGGACAGGCAGTAGACGTTGGGGGTCTTCAGGGCCGTGCGGGCGAATTTCTGGGCGAGGTAGGCCTCTTCGCAGGTGAGACGCCCGCCGGCCAGGACGCCGAAGGCCTCGGGGCCGAAATTCTCCAGGACCGGGCGGGCCAGGCCCGCCACCGTTTCGAAGGCCTCGTCCCACGACGTCTCCGCCAGGACCCCGGCCTTCCGGACGAGGGGGCTGACCAGCCGATGCTCGGAGTTGAGGACCTGGAACCCGAACCGGCCGTTCTTGCAAAGGTTGCCTCCCGGCGTCACCGGGGAGTCGGGGTTGGAGGTCACCCGGACCACGCGCTCACCGACGGTTTCCAGGACGACGCCGCACCCCACGCTGCAGAAACCGCAGACGGACGGCGAGCCCTGCATCCTGAACGGGCCCGGCTTGGGGGAGTCGGGCTTGACGGTGATGGCGCCGGTGGGGCAGGTCTCCGCGCACTGCCCGCAGGCGATGCAGGTGGTCTCCACGAGGGGTTTCTCCAGGGCCGGGCGGATCCTCGCGTCGAAACCGCGCCGGACGAAGCCGAGGGCGGCCGCCCCCACCACCTCGTCGCAGAGCCGCACGCAGCGGCCGCAGAGGATGCACTTGTTCAGGTCGAACCGCAGGAACGGGTGGTCCTCCACGGGTTTCTCCTCGTGGAAGTCCCCACTGAAGGCCACCGGGTTCACGTCGTACTCGCTGCACCACTGCTGGAGGTCGCACTCGAAGAAGGCCGTGCAGCCGCACTCGAGGCAGCGCTTCACTTCCTCGGAGGCCTGCTCGGCCGAATAGCCCAGCTCCACCTCCACGAAGCTCCGGATGCGGTCCTCGACCTCCAGCGCCGGGATGTGCTGCCGGGCGGTGTCCGGGGCCGCCGGGAGGTCCTCGGGCTTGAGGGTGGGGCGCAGGTTGTCCTTCCGGCTGATGAACGGTTTGACCAGCCGGAGGATCGTTTCCCCCGAGAGGCGGCGGTGGATGGCCATGGCCGCCTTCTTCCCGGCGGCGATGGCCTCGATGGCCGTGGCGGCGCCCGTCACCATGTCGCCGCCGGCGTAGAGCCGGGACACGGACGTGCCCATGGTCTCGGGGGTGACGTCCAGGGTGCCCCACTTGGTCATCTTGAGGTCGAAGGCGCAGCGCGAGCTGTTGAAGGGGGCGTTGTCCGCCTGCTGGCCGATGGCGCTGAAGATCCACTCGGCTTCGATCTCGAAGTCGGAGCCCTCGAGGGGCACGGGCCGCCGGCGCCCGCTGGCATCGGGTTCGCCCAGGGTCATCCGGACACAGGTGATGCTCTTCACCTTGCCGTCCTCGCCCAGGTTGTAGCGCAGGGGGTTGGTGAGCAGTTCGAGCTTGACCCCCTCCTGCTCCATGTCCGCGATCTCCTGGTGGTGGGCGGGCATCTCTGCCCGGGAACGCCGGTAGACGACCGTCACCGAGTCGGCGCCGAGGCGCAGGGCCGTCCGGGCGGCGTCCACGGCGGTGTTCCCGCCGCCCACCACGATGGCGCGGCCCTTGAGTTCGGTGAGTTCACCGCCGTTGACCTTCTCCAGGAAGTCGATGCCGGAGATGACGTTGGGGGCGTTTTCCCCCGGGATCCGCATCAGGGTGGATTTCTGGGCCCCGATGCCGAGGAAGACCGCCTCGTAGCCGCGGTCGAACAGGTCGTCGACGGAGAAGTCCCGCCCCAGGGCGGCATTGGTTTCGATCTCGACCCCGAGCTTGAAGATGGACTCGGCCTCGTAGTCCATGACCTCCTCGGGGAGCCGGTACTCGGGAATGCCGTACATCAGCCAGCCGCCGGCTTTCTCGCGGGCCTCGAAGATCCTGACCTCGTGGCCTTCCAGGGCGAGGTAGTAGGCGGCGGTGAGCCCCGCGGGTCCCGCGCCCACCACGGCGACGCGGTGGCCGGTGGGCGGTTTCAGCAGGGGGGTGAAGGGGTGGCCGCACTCCCGGTCCAGGTCCGCGGCGTAGCGCTTGAGGTAGTCGATGCCGACGGGGTCGCCCGTCAGGTTCCGGCGGCATTTCGACTCGCAGGGCCGGGTGCAGACCCGCCCGCAGATGGACGGGAGGGGGTTGGTCTCCTTGATCAGGGCTACCGCCTCCCGGTAACGGCCCATGGCGAGCAGGGCGATGTAACCCTGGATGTCCACGCCGGCGGGGCAGGTGAGGGTGCAGGGGCCCAGGCAGTCCGCGAAGTGGTTGGAGACGATCAGTTCCAGGGCCGTTTTTCGCGCGGCCCGGACCTCGGGGGTGTCGGTGCGGACCACCATCCCGGGGGCGATCTTCGTGGCGCAGCTGGGGACGAACCCCCGGGCGCCGTCCACCTCCACGAGGCAGACGAAACACGAGCTGAACGGGGCGAGTCGCGGGTCGTGGCAGAGGGTCGGGATCTGTTTCCCGAGCGAGCGGGCGACCTCGAGGATGGTCTGTCCGCTCTCGGCAATGACGGTCTGACCGTCGATCTGTATCTTCACTTCGGCCATGGCTGTCTCCTTTGTCTCCTTCCTGCGGGGTGTCCGTGACGACGGGGCGACGGGTGTTCCGGGCGGCCGCTCAATCGACGTCGATGGCGCCGAAGTTGCAACGGTTGAAGCACTCGCCGCACTTGATGCACAGGCCCTGGTCGAGGGCATGAACCTGCTTGCGTTCCCCGGAGATGGCCTTGACGGGGCAGGCCCGGGCGCAGGCCGTGCAGCCCGTGCACTTTTCGGGGACGATGGTGTAGGTCAGAAGGCGCTTGCACGAGTGGGCGGGGCACTTGCGGTCCCGGATGTGGGCCTCGTACTCGTGGCGGAAATACTGGATGGTGGTGAGGACCGGGTTGGGGGCCGTCTGGCCCAGGCCGCAGAGCGAGCCCTTGCGGATCTTCTCGGACAGGTCCACCAGGGTGGGGATGTCCTCCTCCTTTCCCTCGCCGCGGCAGATGCGCTCCAGGATCTCCAGCATCCGCTTGGTGCCGATGCGGCAGAAGGTGCACTTGCCGCAGGATTCCTTCTGGGTGAAATTCAGGAAGAAACGGGCCACGTCCACCATGCAGGTCCGCTCGTCCATGACCACCATGCCGCCCGAGCCCATGATGGCGCCGGTCTTGGTCACCGACTCGTAGTCCACGGGCGTGTCGATGAGGTGGGCCGGGATGCAGCCCCCGGACGGCCCGCCCATCTGGACGGCCTTGAAGGCGCGGCCTTCCTTGATGCCGCCCCCCACCTCGTAGATGACCTCCCGCAGGGAAAGCCCCATGGGGACCTCGATGAGCCCGCCCCGGACGATCTTCCCCGCCAGGGCGAACACCTTGGTGCCCCGGCTCCGGCCGACCCCCATCTGTGCGAAGGCGTCGGCCCCCTTGAGGATGATCCACGAAATGTTGCCGAAGGTCTCCACGTTGTTGATGGCGGTGGGGCAGCCGAAGAGCCCGGCGGTGGTGGGGAAGGGGGGGCGCAGCCGCGGCATGCCGCGCTGGCCCTCGATGGAGGCGATCAGGGCGGTCTCCTCGCCGCAGACGAAGGCGCCGGCGCCTTCCTTGATCCGGATCTCGAAGTTGAAATTCGTCCCCAGGATGCCCCGGCCGAGGAAGCCCCGTTCCTCCGCCTGCCGGATGGCCCGTTTGAGGCGCCGGACCGCCAGGGGGTACTCGGCGCGGACGTAGATGTAGCCGTGGTTGGCCCCCTGGGCGTATCCCGCGATGAGCATGCCCTCCAGGACACTGTGGGGGTCGCCCTCCAGGACGCTCCGGTCCATGAACGCCCCGGGGTCGCCCTCGTCGCCGTTGCAGACCACGTACTTGTCCGCGGCCCGGCTCTGGCTGGCGAACCGCCACTTGAGCCCCGTGGGGAAACCGGCGCCCCCGCGCCCCCGCAGGCCCGACTGGATGATCTCCTCGATCACCTGTTCGGGCGTCATGGACTTGAGGGCCTTCTCGAACCCCTGGTAACCCTCGTTGGCCAGGTACTCCTCGATGGAGTCCGGGTTGATGATGCCGCAGTTCCGGAGCACGATGCGCTTCTGCTTGGCGAAGAAGGCGTCGTCGGCGCAGGCGCCGCGGTCGCTCCGCACCAGCCACTCGGAGACGACCCGGCCGTCCTGGACGTGCTCGTCGAGGATGCGGTTCACCCGGTCGGGGGTCACGTCGCCGTACAGGAAGGTCCCCCCGCCCGGTTCACGGACTTCCAGGAGCACTTCGCGGAAGCACATGCCCACGCAGCCGGTTTCGTCGATCTCCACGTCCAGGGCGCGCCGGCTGACCTCGTCCCTGAGCCGGTCGTAGACCTTCCGGCCGCCGGCGGCGATCCCGCAGGTCCCCAGCCCCACCACGAGCTTGGGGCGTTCAGTCCGGGTTGCGATGGTCTCGGATGTCACGGTGCACCTCCCTCAGGACTCGCGGGCTTCGGCGGTCTTGCCGTCCTGGGCCCGGTACGTGGCGATGATTTTGCGGACGGCCTTGTCGTCCAGGCGCCCGAAGGTCTCGTCCCCGATCATGATCACGGGGGCCAGCGAGCAGCAACCCAGGCACGCCACCGTCTCCAGGGTGAAGACCCCGTCGGCCGTGGTCTGCCCCGGCTCGATGCCGAGGAGGTTCCGCAGCGTGTCGGTGATGCGCTCGGCGCCTGCCACGTGGCAGGCCGTCCCGTGGCAGACCCGGACGAGGTTCTTTCCGACCGGTGTCAGCCGGAACTGGGCGTAGAAGGTGGCCACGCCGTAGATCTGCGCCAGGGGCGTGCGGGTCGCCTCGGCGACCTGCTCCATGGCGAAGGCGGGCAGGTAGCCGTAGGTGTCCTGGGTTTCCTGGAGGATCGGGATCAGGGTGCCCTTCTCGCGGCCGTACTTGGCCAGGATGGCCCGCAGCGGTTCCAGGTCGAAGGTGACGCCCGGGGCTTCCGTGTTGCATGCTTGGGACATAGGGATCATGTCTCCTGGTGGAAGGTTAGAAGGGGTCTTATACCAGAAGAACGGGGGCGCATCAAGAGCGAAGAACCGGGAATTTTGCGGATCCCGGTCGGGTGACGGGGGCGCGGGCGGGGGGAGATGATGCCCGGGATTTTTTTTTGATGCATTCCCCCCTGCCGTTGCGTAGAATAACTCTTGCCGTGGAGGAAACGCGATGATCCAAGACCTCGCCGAAAAATCCTGTCTCCTGCTGAAGCCCTCGGGGCGGATTTGCCTGGGGGGGAAGCTCCCCGAGCTCCAGGCGGACATCCAGGAGGCCCTGAAAACCGAGCGCCCGAAGGTCGTCGTCGACCTCTCCGGCGTGGATTACATGGACAGCTCGGGTCTCGGGGAGATTGTCCGGCTCTACCTGGAATCCAAGAAGAAAGGCAAAAGTCTCGTCCTGGCCGCCGTCCCGCCCCAACTGGGCAAGGTGCTGAAGAGTTCCAAGCTCGACCGCGTGTTCACGGTGGTGGAGACGGTCGAGAAGGCGCTGGCCTGATTCCGGGGTTCAACCTCCGGGAATTAACCACGAACCACACGAACCACACGAACGGGGAAGGCTGATTTTTTCAGTCGTCCGAGCGTTTGAGGACGGGCTTGTCCTCTTCCTTCTCCTTGCCCTTCTTCGATGACTTTTCCTCTTTCTCCTGTTTGTCCTGCCGTTCCTGCTGGGTGTCGTCCTCCGTCTCGGTGTCGGTCCGGCGCTTGAGGGTCGGTTTGTTGCCGTCCTTCCCGGGCCCCTTCTTCGCCTTCTTGTCGGAGAGGGCGACGTTGTCAAAGAGGTTCAGCCGGTTCTTGGCCGTGTCGTAGACGGAGGAGGTGGTGACGTAGCGCTCCTTGGCGGGCAGGCACTTCGCGATGATCTGCCGGATCAGGGTCAGGCGGTCCGGCGTCGTGGGGTGGGTCCGGAACCAGGAGGCCAGCTTGCCGGGTTGTTTCTTCTCCTGGGCCAGCATCTTCTCGAAGAAGGTGACGAACCCCTCGGGGTCGTAGCCGGCGTTCCAGGCGTACTGGGCGCCCAGGACGTCCGCCTCCTTCTCCGACCCGCGGGAGACCCCGAGCAGCTTGAGGTCGAGCGCCAGCCCGAGGCTGTTTTGAATGATCATGCCCGCGGCCCCCCCGATGAAGATCGTCGGGATGGAGGCGTAGTTGAGGATCTGCATCTTGGACATCATCTCGGTGGCGTGGCGCGCCGCCACGTGGGCGATCTCGTGGCAGAGGACCCCCACCAGCTCGTCCTCGGTCTGGGTGGACTGGATGAGGCCCTTGTTGACGTAGAGGAACCCGCCGGGGAGGGCGAAGGCGTTCACCTCGTCGCTGTCCACCAGCCGGACCCGGAAGGGCACCTTGGCGTCGCTGTGCCGTACGAGGGTCTTGACCAGGGATTCGAGGTACTCCTGGATCTCCGGGTCCTTGATGAACTTGATGCTCTGGTCCATCTGCGCGGCGATCTCGGCCCCGAGCTGGATCTCCTTGTCAAAGGAGATGAAGTTGGGAAAGATCAGGTAGATCCTCCCGTTGATCTCGCGTTTCCCGATGTTCTCCACGTCGGGGAAGGTGCACTTGAAGTCGCCGGACGCCCGGAGGGACCCGGCCCCGGACAGGGCGCCCAGCAGCAGGAGCGCGGCGGTGCGGATGACGTGTCGCGGCATGGTTTCCTCCTCTTGCCCCCCCGGGCGACTCCAGTGTATCACGGAACCGGGGCCGGTTCAACGGCGCCGGCCGGCCGGGGGGCGGCGCCCCGTCGGCGGGGGGCGAAAGGTTGGATGCAGGATCCGCCGAACGAGGCGTTCCGGTGGGATATTTTCGTGGAGGACATTTTTCAATCAAACAGTTGACCGCTCGGAGACGTTAGGGTATGATGTAGCAAACACTTTCAGGAACCGGCCAACTCATGAAAAAAAGTCTCTTGAAAAAAATGGTCACGCGGAAGGAGGTCCATCCCGTTCTGCGGACCTTCATCGAGCGCTCGGGTGAGCCCGTCACCATTTTCGACCCGGACGGGAGTTCCATCCTGGGGAAGGAGCCGGGGGCGGGAGAGCGCTTTCCGCTGACCTACAACGGGGAGGCCATCGGGCACATCCAGGGCGACGGCGACGCCGTGCACCTGGCCTCGCTCCTGAACTACATCCTGGAAGTGGACGCCCAGGCCAAGTCCATCGCCCAGCACGTCCTCGAGAAGTACAAGGAAGTCACCATGCTCTACGACTTCTCGGAGAAGGTCGGCACCTGCCTCGACCCCCGGGAAGTCGCCAAGCTGGTCATCGAGGAGTCCCGCCACCTCATCTTCGCGGACGTGGTCTTCGTGACCATTCGGGACGAGGCGTCCGGGGTGGTGGAGCGTTTCCTCCCCTCCGGCCAGGAAGACGCCCTCTCCCGGGATGACCGGTTGGCCTCGCTGGCGAACCTGGTCTGGGAGAAGGCGGAGATCGTCAACGAGATCGGCGCCGACTCCCGGCTCGAGGCGTTCCGGGGCCTCGTCAGCTCGCTCATGCTGGCGCCGCTGAAGATCAAGGACCGCGTGTTCGGCTGCATCATCGCTTTCAGCCGCGTTCCCTACAGCTACTCGGCCGAGGACCTGAAGATGCTCGTGGCGCTGGCGTCCCCCGCCGCCGCCACCATGGAGGTCGCGCTGCTGTTCGACCGCCTGAAACGGTCCGAGGAGAGTTACCGGGACCTCTTCGACGGCATCAACGACGCGGTGCTGATCCTCGACCCCGAGGGGCGCCTGCGGAACGTCAACCGGACCGCCGTGGACCAGCTCCGTCACCAGCGTCACGACCTGCTGGGCATGACCGTCTCGAACTTCATCCCCTCCGAGAGCGAAGGGGCCTTCCAGGAGATGATGGACGCCACGGTGAAGTCGGGGCGGGCCATCTTCGAGTCGAACTTCCTGCGGAAGGACGGGTCGGTCTTCCCGGTGGAGATCCACCTCCGGACGGTGGAGTACCAGGGTGAGACCGCGCTGCTGGGGGTCGCCCGCGACATCACGGAGCGCCGGCGCGTCGAGGAGGAGATCCGCTGGAAGGAAGCCCTCCTCCGGGCCATGACCTCCGCCTCCCCTCTGGCGTTCTACGTCGTCGACAACCGGACCGACGCCATCCTCTACTTCAACCGTCGCTTCGTGGACATCTGGAAGATCGAGCACATGACCGGCCAGATGAAGCGGAGCGAGGTCGCCAACCGGGAGGTCATGGAGCTCTGCTTCCCCGCCCTCGTCGAGGCGGACGGGTTCCGGAAATCCTGGGAGCCGCTCCAGAGCGAGAACAACCGCACCGTGGTGGACGAGGAGTTTCTCACCACCGACGGGAGGACCCTTCGGCACTTCTCGGGGCAGATCCGGGACGAGCGCTTCAACTACTTCGGCCGGCTGCACATCTTCGAGGACATCACGGAACGCAAGCGGGTGGAGGCCGCCCTCAAGCACCGGATGGAGATGGAGCGCCTGGTGATCGGGATTTCCAGCCGCTTCATGAACCTGACCCTGGACTACATGGACATGGAGATCAACCGGTCCCTCGAGATCCTGGGCCAGTTCACCCGCGCGCACATCTGCCAGATCTTCCAGTCCTCCCCGGACGGCAACAGCCTGATGCGGACCCACTGCTGGTCGGCCGGCCGGCAGGATCCCGGGGACCCCGTCGAGTTCTCGGCGGAGGAGGCCGCCTGGTGGCTGGACGGTCTGCGAATGGAAAACCACATCTTCCTGCGGACGATGAACGACCTTCCCGAGGAGGCCGTGCTCGGCGACCAGGGTTTCCCCGACGAGGAGACGGAGTCCCTGATCGCCGTCCCCATGATCTACCAGGAGCGGTGCGTCGGGATCCTGACGTTCGAGTTCTCCTCCGAGCGGCGGGACTGGATGGCCGAGGACATCGCCTTCCTCCGGATGGCCGGGGACATCTTCATCAACGCCCTCGAGCGCGAGAAGGCCGTGGAAGCCCTGCGGGAGGAGCGGGCCCTCCTTGCCCGCCGCGTCGCGGAACGGACCGCGGAACTCAGCACCGCCAACGTGGAGCTGGCCCGCGCCTCCCGGATGAAGGACCAGTTCCTCGCCAACATGAGCCACGAGCTGCGGACGCCCCTCAACGCCATCCTCGGCCTGGCGGAGGCCCTCCAGGAGCAGACGCGGGGCCCCCTCAACGAGCGGCAGCTCCACTCGCTGCGCACCATCGAGGAGAGCGGGCGGCACCTCCTCTCGCTCATCAACGACATCCTGGACCTCTCCAAGATCGAGGCCGGGAAAATGGAATTCAACCCGCAGCCCATCCTGACGGAGGCGGTCTGCCAGGCGAGCCTGCGGATCATCCGGCAGGCAGCCGCCAAGAAGCACATCTCCGTGGACTTCGAGATGGACGGCCAGGTCATGACCATCACCGCGGACGACCGCCGGCTGAAGCAGATCCTCGTCAACCTCCTCACCAACGCCGTGAAGTTCACCCCGGAGGGGGGCTCCATCGGGCTGAACGTCAGCCTCAACGAAAACCGCGACCGGGTCGTCCTGACGGTGTGGGACACCGGGATCGGCATCCCGCGGGAGCACCTGGGGGACCTCTTCAAGCCCTTCGTCCAGGTGGACAGCAGCCTCTCCCGCCGCTACGAGGGGACGGGGCTCGGGCTGGCGCTGGTCGCCAGCCTGGTGGAAATCCACGGCGGGACGGTCGAGGTGGAGAGCGACGTGGGGAAGGGGAGCCGCTTCCGGGTGGCCCTGCCCTGGCAGAAGGCGAAGACCCAGAGCGCGGTGGACGAATCCCCCGGGGCGCGGGAGACGAGGCCCGCCGAAGCGCCCGCCCCCGAACCCCGGCCGGAGCCGTCGCTCCCGGATTACGCGGAGGACACGCTCACGTCCATTCCGGAGGAACTGAAGACCATCGACCTCAAGGCCCTCGCCCGACCGGTCTCCATCGTGCTGGGCGAGGACAACGAAGCCAACATCCAGACCCTGGCGGATTACCTGTCCGACAAGGGGTGCAAGGTCGTCCTGGCCCGGAACGGGCTCGAGATCATCAAGGCGGCGACCGAGGACAAACCGGACCTCATCCTGATGGATGTCCACCTTCCCGTTCTCGACGGGCTCGAGACCACGCGGCGCCTCCGGAAGAGCCCCACGACCTCGGACATCCCCATCATCGCCGTGACGTCCCTGGCGATGACGGGGGACCGGGAGCGCTGCCTGAAGGCCGGGGTCAACCAGTACCTGAGCAAGCCCGTCAAATTGAGAGACCTGCTCCGTATCATCGAAGGGTACGCCCAGCAGCGGGAAGGCGGCCGTTCCTGAGCGCGTCCGCCGCCCCCGGGCCCGGCGGCGCCGGCCGGGGGCGGACGCGCGAGTTTGCCATGATTCCAGTAGGGAGAGACCCATGCTCAAAAGCAAGATCCTGATCGTGGACGATACCCGCGCGGGGAGGGAGACCCTCGAGGAACTCCTCTTCTCCCCCCTGTACGACCTCTTCTTCGCCTGCAACGGCCGGGAGGCGCTCGAGGAGACCGCCCGGGTCACGCCGGACCTCATCCTTCTCGACGTGATGATGCCGGACATGAACGGCTTCGAGGTTTGCCGGAAAGTGCGCCAGGACAGCCGGATGGGTGAGGTGCCCATCATCATGATCACCGCCCTCGACGACTCGGAGTCGCGCCTGGAGGGGATCGAGGCCGGCGCCGACGACTTCATCTCCAAGCCCTTCGACGGGGCGGAACTCCGGGCCCGCGTCCGGACCATCACGCGCCTGAACCGGTACCGCCGTCTCCACCTGGAGCGGGCCAAGTTCGAGTGGGTCATCGAGCGGTCCGGGGACGGGTACCTGACCGTCACGGACCGGGGGGTGATCAACTACGCGAACCCCGCCGCACGGCTGTACCTGGGCCTGAAGGAGGACCTGTCCATCGGCGGTTTCGGCTACTTCGAGGAGGGGCTCCGCGCCCACCACGTCCTCCAGCCCGAGACGTCGTGGAAGGGCGTGCTCGACGGCAGGGTCCCCATCCCCGAAACGCCCCTGTTCCTGATCCGGCCGGCCTCCCAGACGTCCACCGCCCTCTGGCTGGAGGTGACCCCCTTCGACAGCTCGTCGGCGGTCCCCGGCGAGCGCCTGTTCCGCCTGCAGAACGTGAGCAGCCAGATGTCCTCCCAGCGTGAGATGTGGACCTTCTACTCCCGGATCTCCTTCAAGATCAAGACGCCGCTCAGCAGCCTCCTGGGGAACGTCGGCCTCCTCGCCGACGAGGGCCGCAACCTCGCCCCGGAGGAGATCGAGCAACTGGCCATGTCCACGCGCAACGCCGCGGAGAAGCTGAACTCGGAGGTCTCCGACATCCTTCAGTTCCTCCGCGTCCCCACGCTGTCCCGGTTCGGGGAGAAAGTGACCCTCGGCGGTCTCGCGGAGACCGTCCGGGCCGTCGCCGAGGAGATGAACGTGGACGTGAGCGTCGAGGAGATCCCCGAGGACCTCAAGCCCCTGATCCTCTCCATCTCCGACCGCGGCCTGGGGTGGGTCCTGCGCGAACTCTTCGAGAACTCCCACAAGTTCCACCCCCACAACGAACCGCACGTGGACGTCGTCGTCTCGAGCACCGTCCCCAACTGGGTCACGATCCAGGTGCGGGACAACGGTTCCCACCTCGCCCCCTCCCAGCTCAACCGCGCGCTCGTGCCCAACTACCAGGGGGAGAGATACGGGAATGCCATGGTGGAGGGGATGGGCCTCGGGCTTCCCCTGGTGGCCTCCGTCGTCTGGGAGGCCCGGGGTTCGTGCGGGATCCGCAACCGCGACGACGCACCGGGCGTCATCGTGGAGATGAGCTTCCCCG from Acidobacteriota bacterium includes these protein-coding regions:
- a CDS encoding FAD-dependent oxidoreductase; this encodes MAEVKIQIDGQTVIAESGQTILEVARSLGKQIPTLCHDPRLAPFSSCFVCLVEVDGARGFVPSCATKIAPGMVVRTDTPEVRAARKTALELIVSNHFADCLGPCTLTCPAGVDIQGYIALLAMGRYREAVALIKETNPLPSICGRVCTRPCESKCRRNLTGDPVGIDYLKRYAADLDRECGHPFTPLLKPPTGHRVAVVGAGPAGLTAAYYLALEGHEVRIFEAREKAGGWLMYGIPEYRLPEEVMDYEAESIFKLGVEIETNAALGRDFSVDDLFDRGYEAVFLGIGAQKSTLMRIPGENAPNVISGIDFLEKVNGGELTELKGRAIVVGGGNTAVDAARTALRLGADSVTVVYRRSRAEMPAHHQEIADMEQEGVKLELLTNPLRYNLGEDGKVKSITCVRMTLGEPDASGRRRPVPLEGSDFEIEAEWIFSAIGQQADNAPFNSSRCAFDLKMTKWGTLDVTPETMGTSVSRLYAGGDMVTGAATAIEAIAAGKKAAMAIHRRLSGETILRLVKPFISRKDNLRPTLKPEDLPAAPDTARQHIPALEVEDRIRSFVEVELGYSAEQASEEVKRCLECGCTAFFECDLQQWCSEYDVNPVAFSGDFHEEKPVEDHPFLRFDLNKCILCGRCVRLCDEVVGAAALGFVRRGFDARIRPALEKPLVETTCIACGQCAETCPTGAITVKPDSPKPGPFRMQGSPSVCGFCSVGCGVVLETVGERVVRVTSNPDSPVTPGGNLCKNGRFGFQVLNSEHRLVSPLVRKAGVLAETSWDEAFETVAGLARPVLENFGPEAFGVLAGGRLTCEEAYLAQKFARTALKTPNVYCLSMASKPALKAFYHDLPGPVHSRIATADLVLVLGVDTLDNYPVMEFKIHEAARGGKSNVYLLNENGGFTGRVAQRWIPLEKRNLGAFTRALLAEALSRFAPHGNVVGLSDLRHHLDGVQGMDTLRKLGLTTADVNTLLDKLFTGRPAIVFDLETAGEEAALYLYDLCILMENRGRHPLVYAMAGQTNSRGVLEMGCHPDWLPGWRPAGDPAARNLLSAVWGTGLPESAGLSSPAFADAIRTGKVRGLFAFAEDILGCPETGPALADAFRHLKCVVSVDLFRTETSEHAHVILPMAAFTENEGTVMNMKGRFQRVRAAVPNRTGMPTLEVIGGLGLALGADVYAGRLEALWKEMGSVMPRVPRGGFGALDIRGAFPPEGKTAHLPFLLPSPRARETGLRNYVHVDALFRHWNARLAELGLAPEK
- the nuoF gene encoding NADH-quinone oxidoreductase subunit NuoF, producing the protein MATRTERPKLVVGLGTCGIAAGGRKVYDRLRDEVSRRALDVEIDETGCVGMCFREVLLEVREPGGGTFLYGDVTPDRVNRILDEHVQDGRVVSEWLVRSDRGACADDAFFAKQKRIVLRNCGIINPDSIEEYLANEGYQGFEKALKSMTPEQVIEEIIQSGLRGRGGAGFPTGLKWRFASQSRAADKYVVCNGDEGDPGAFMDRSVLEGDPHSVLEGMLIAGYAQGANHGYIYVRAEYPLAVRRLKRAIRQAEERGFLGRGILGTNFNFEIRIKEGAGAFVCGEETALIASIEGQRGMPRLRPPFPTTAGLFGCPTAINNVETFGNISWIILKGADAFAQMGVGRSRGTKVFALAGKIVRGGLIEVPMGLSLREVIYEVGGGIKEGRAFKAVQMGGPSGGCIPAHLIDTPVDYESVTKTGAIMGSGGMVVMDERTCMVDVARFFLNFTQKESCGKCTFCRIGTKRMLEILERICRGEGKEEDIPTLVDLSEKIRKGSLCGLGQTAPNPVLTTIQYFRHEYEAHIRDRKCPAHSCKRLLTYTIVPEKCTGCTACARACPVKAISGERKQVHALDQGLCIKCGECFNRCNFGAIDVD
- the nuoE gene encoding NADH-quinone oxidoreductase subunit NuoE, translated to MSQACNTEAPGVTFDLEPLRAILAKYGREKGTLIPILQETQDTYGYLPAFAMEQVAEATRTPLAQIYGVATFYAQFRLTPVGKNLVRVCHGTACHVAGAERITDTLRNLLGIEPGQTTADGVFTLETVACLGCCSLAPVIMIGDETFGRLDDKAVRKIIATYRAQDGKTAEARES
- a CDS encoding STAS domain-containing protein, whose amino-acid sequence is MIQDLAEKSCLLLKPSGRICLGGKLPELQADIQEALKTERPKVVVDLSGVDYMDSSGLGEIVRLYLESKKKGKSLVLAAVPPQLGKVLKSSKLDRVFTVVETVEKALA
- a CDS encoding M48 family metalloprotease: MPRHVIRTAALLLLGALSGAGSLRASGDFKCTFPDVENIGKREINGRIYLIFPNFISFDKEIQLGAEIAAQMDQSIKFIKDPEIQEYLESLVKTLVRHSDAKVPFRVRLVDSDEVNAFALPGGFLYVNKGLIQSTQTEDELVGVLCHEIAHVAARHATEMMSKMQILNYASIPTIFIGGAAGMIIQNSLGLALDLKLLGVSRGSEKEADVLGAQYAWNAGYDPEGFVTFFEKMLAQEKKQPGKLASWFRTHPTTPDRLTLIRQIIAKCLPAKERYVTTSSVYDTAKNRLNLFDNVALSDKKAKKGPGKDGNKPTLKRRTDTETEDDTQQERQDKQEKEEKSSKKGKEKEEDKPVLKRSDD